The following proteins come from a genomic window of Tepidiforma thermophila:
- a CDS encoding flavin reductase family protein: protein MTQPARSVLSEFWSPLCALGSHGPAGPNAQICLSVFGASIVPERPRLLAVLWKTNYTHDLVTETGTLAITVLAEGQEGLLAPLGLRSGREGPKLDGLEYRLTPEGDPVFAGGAGWLRGRVLERFDLGDATAFIVAVAETGTGSGRPLRWQDAQAAVGAEFLERWAEKSARDRAAAAEAMRWLPMEG, encoded by the coding sequence ATGACGCAGCCGGCACGGAGCGTGCTCTCGGAGTTCTGGTCGCCGCTGTGCGCGTTGGGCAGCCACGGCCCGGCGGGGCCGAACGCGCAGATCTGTCTTTCGGTGTTCGGGGCGTCGATTGTGCCGGAGCGGCCGCGGCTGCTGGCGGTCCTCTGGAAGACGAACTACACCCACGATTTGGTGACGGAAACCGGGACGCTGGCGATCACGGTGCTGGCGGAGGGGCAAGAGGGGCTGCTCGCGCCTCTGGGGCTGCGGAGCGGGCGCGAAGGGCCGAAGCTCGACGGGCTGGAGTACCGGCTGACGCCGGAGGGGGACCCGGTCTTCGCGGGCGGGGCCGGATGGCTCCGGGGGCGGGTGCTCGAGCGGTTCGACCTCGGGGATGCGACGGCGTTCATCGTCGCGGTGGCTGAGACGGGCACAGGCAGCGGCCGGCCGCTGCGGTGGCAGGATGCGCAGGCTGCTGTTGGCGCGGAGTTCCTCGAGCGTTGGGCCGAGAAGAGTGCGCGTGACCGGGCCGCGGCGGCGGAGGCGATGCGCTGGCTGCCGATGGAGGGCTGA
- a CDS encoding S9 family peptidase, translating into MAPEQRMFGLWPSPITPSALAVALRLNEPAWDTDGQTLAWVEGRSDRGVIVTRRLDDAATRDLTPEISVRAFIGYGGGDVTLARGAAFFVGQADQRIYRQDLAGGPARPITPPVGAASSPAVSPDGRWVAYVHSFEDVDCIAVVDAEGRQWPRRLAEGRDFYMQPAWHPAGNRLAWVEWDHPNMPWDATELRVADLDTSGTLPALSASQTVAGGPEVSIFQPLFTSDGAGLCYISDETGWGHLYRRDLPTGQVRQLTSGETEHGTPAWMHGMRTFAELPSGALVLIRSTAGFHRLVLLDPRTGSERDLSPALPGYTAFSAPAASPSAERLAVVASGGKQPPRVIALDLHDPAAPRVDVFRRSDSELVPASALSAPEPVSWTSFDGEQAHGLYYPPASDRFEGTGAPPLVVLVHGGPTSQVTATWNPQAQFFATRGYAVLLPNYRGSTGYGRAYMLKLRRSWGIYDVEDARTGALALADRGLADRSRLVIMGGSAGGFTVLQSLVQYPGVYKAAICMFGVANQFTLAADTHKFEARYLDSLLGPLPEAAAVYRERSPIFHADRIRDPIAVFQGEIDRVVPREQSDSIVASLRARGVPHEYHVYPGEGHGWRKSETIDHFYRTVEAFLRTHVLYA; encoded by the coding sequence ATGGCACCTGAGCAGCGCATGTTCGGCCTCTGGCCGAGCCCCATCACCCCCTCCGCCCTCGCTGTTGCCCTCCGCCTCAATGAGCCGGCCTGGGATACCGACGGCCAAACCCTCGCCTGGGTCGAGGGCCGCTCCGACCGCGGCGTCATCGTCACCCGCCGCCTCGACGACGCCGCCACCCGCGACCTCACTCCCGAAATCTCCGTCCGCGCCTTCATCGGCTACGGCGGCGGAGACGTCACCCTCGCCCGCGGCGCCGCCTTCTTCGTCGGACAGGCCGACCAGCGCATCTACCGCCAGGACCTCGCCGGCGGCCCGGCCCGCCCCATCACCCCGCCCGTCGGCGCCGCCTCCAGCCCGGCCGTCTCCCCGGATGGACGCTGGGTCGCCTACGTCCACTCCTTCGAAGATGTCGACTGCATCGCCGTCGTCGACGCCGAAGGCCGCCAGTGGCCCCGCCGCCTCGCCGAAGGCCGCGACTTCTACATGCAGCCGGCCTGGCACCCCGCCGGCAACCGCCTCGCCTGGGTCGAATGGGACCACCCGAACATGCCCTGGGATGCCACCGAACTCCGTGTGGCCGACCTCGATACCTCCGGCACCCTCCCTGCGTTGTCCGCCTCCCAGACCGTCGCCGGCGGACCCGAAGTCAGCATCTTTCAGCCCCTCTTCACCAGCGACGGCGCCGGCCTCTGCTACATCAGCGACGAAACCGGCTGGGGCCACCTCTACCGGCGCGACCTCCCGACCGGCCAGGTCCGCCAGCTCACCTCCGGCGAAACCGAGCACGGCACCCCCGCCTGGATGCACGGCATGCGCACCTTCGCCGAGCTCCCCTCCGGCGCCCTCGTCCTCATCCGCTCGACCGCAGGCTTCCATCGCCTCGTCCTGCTCGACCCGCGCACCGGCAGTGAGCGCGACCTCTCCCCGGCCCTGCCCGGCTACACCGCATTCTCCGCCCCGGCCGCCTCGCCCTCCGCCGAACGGCTCGCCGTCGTCGCCAGCGGCGGCAAACAGCCCCCGCGCGTCATCGCCCTCGACCTCCACGACCCGGCGGCGCCCCGCGTCGACGTCTTCCGCCGCAGCGACAGCGAACTCGTCCCCGCCTCCGCGCTCTCCGCCCCCGAACCGGTCAGCTGGACGTCCTTCGACGGCGAGCAGGCCCACGGCCTCTACTACCCGCCCGCCAGCGACCGCTTCGAAGGGACGGGCGCGCCCCCGCTCGTCGTCCTCGTTCACGGCGGCCCGACCAGCCAGGTCACCGCCACCTGGAACCCCCAGGCCCAGTTCTTCGCGACTCGCGGCTACGCCGTCCTCCTCCCCAACTACCGCGGCTCCACCGGCTACGGCCGCGCGTACATGCTTAAGCTCCGCCGCAGCTGGGGCATCTACGATGTCGAAGACGCCCGCACCGGCGCCCTCGCCCTCGCCGACCGCGGCCTCGCCGACCGCTCCCGGCTCGTCATCATGGGTGGCAGCGCCGGCGGCTTCACCGTCCTCCAGTCGCTCGTCCAGTACCCCGGCGTCTATAAAGCTGCCATCTGCATGTTCGGCGTCGCCAACCAGTTCACCCTCGCCGCCGATACTCACAAGTTCGAAGCCCGCTACCTCGACTCCCTCCTCGGCCCCCTCCCCGAAGCCGCCGCCGTCTACCGCGAGCGCTCACCCATCTTCCACGCCGACCGCATCCGCGACCCCATCGCCGTCTTCCAGGGCGAAATCGACCGCGTCGTCCCTCGTGAACAGAGCGACAGCATCGTCGCCTCCCTCCGTGCCCGCGGCGTCCCCCACGAGTACCACGTCTACCCCGGCGAAGGCCACGGCTGGCGCAAGTCCGAGACCATCGACCACTTCTACCGGACCGTCGAGGCCTTCCTCCGCACCCACGTCCTCTACGCCTGA
- a CDS encoding VOC family protein — translation MFTQVAISQIYVLDQDAALDFYVNTLGLEVRTDVDLGVMRWLTVGVPGDSREILLQEPGGPMMDPETAAQVRDLVAKGAAGGFLIFHTDDCRAAYETLVARGVEITQEPMERDYGIDCGARDPFGNHFRITQPRA, via the coding sequence ATGTTCACGCAGGTTGCCATCTCACAGATCTACGTCCTCGACCAGGACGCCGCCCTCGACTTCTACGTCAACACCCTCGGCCTCGAAGTCCGCACCGACGTCGACCTCGGGGTCATGCGCTGGCTCACCGTCGGCGTCCCCGGCGACAGCCGCGAAATCCTCCTCCAGGAGCCCGGCGGCCCCATGATGGACCCCGAAACCGCCGCACAGGTGCGCGACCTCGTCGCCAAAGGCGCCGCCGGCGGTTTCCTCATCTTCCACACCGACGACTGCCGCGCCGCGTACGAAACCCTCGTTGCCCGCGGCGTCGAAATCACCCAGGAGCCCATGGAGCGCGACTACGGCATCGACTGCGGCGCCCGCGACCCCTTCGGCAATCACTTCCGCATCACCCAGCCCCGCGCCTGA
- a CDS encoding transketolase — protein MPTSLAPVSIDELKAIAKRIRAHIVRMVYEAQSGHPGGSLSAVELGVALYWNHLRCDPANPEDPNRDRFILSKGHATPFYYAVLAERGFFSTELLTGFRKLGSPLQGHPSMKALPGIEMSGGSLGQGLSFAIGHALAGRMEGREFRCWVMLGDGELNEGQVWEAAMAVPHFGLGDRIIALVDRNGIQNDGFADRIMRTNPPAMFAGFGWKVIECDGHDMAAVDAALSEAEQPDERPRVVVAHTVKGKGVSFMENNPGFHGKAPTREQLEQALAQIAEGLA, from the coding sequence ATGCCCACCAGCCTTGCCCCCGTTTCCATCGACGAACTGAAAGCCATCGCGAAGCGCATCCGGGCGCACATTGTGCGGATGGTCTATGAGGCGCAGAGCGGACACCCGGGCGGGTCGCTTTCGGCGGTCGAGCTCGGCGTTGCGCTCTACTGGAACCATCTCCGCTGCGACCCGGCGAATCCGGAGGACCCGAATCGCGACCGGTTCATCCTCTCGAAGGGCCATGCGACGCCGTTCTACTACGCGGTGCTGGCCGAACGCGGCTTCTTCTCTACGGAGCTGCTGACGGGGTTCCGGAAGCTGGGCAGCCCGCTGCAGGGACACCCGTCGATGAAGGCGCTGCCGGGCATCGAGATGTCGGGCGGATCGCTCGGGCAGGGGCTGTCGTTCGCGATTGGGCATGCGCTTGCGGGGCGGATGGAGGGGCGGGAGTTCCGGTGCTGGGTGATGCTTGGGGACGGCGAGCTGAACGAGGGGCAGGTGTGGGAGGCCGCGATGGCCGTGCCGCACTTCGGGCTGGGGGACCGGATCATCGCGCTGGTGGACCGGAACGGGATCCAGAACGACGGATTCGCGGACCGGATCATGCGGACGAACCCGCCGGCGATGTTTGCGGGGTTCGGGTGGAAGGTCATCGAGTGCGACGGGCACGACATGGCGGCGGTGGATGCGGCGCTCTCGGAGGCGGAACAGCCGGACGAGCGGCCGCGTGTGGTGGTCGCGCACACGGTCAAAGGGAAGGGTGTCTCGTTCATGGAGAACAACCCGGGCTTTCACGGGAAGGCGCCGACGCGGGAGCAGCTGGAGCAGGCGCTGGCGCAGATTGCGGAGGGGCTGGCATGA
- a CDS encoding transketolase family protein — MTQAAPAAATREAYPYALIELVEQGVDVVAIDADLSVSTMGYQFGERYPDRWYTVGVAEQNMVGIAAGLAACGKTAFIASFAVFLPGRCYDQLRTSVAQPRGGLNVKCVASHGGITVGEDGMSAQAIEDLALATSLIPFDVVVPADFEAAKQAIVAVGKTTRPAYVRTGRPKVPAIYGSDYRFELGRATKLRDGSDVTLIACGVLVGIALEAANLLANEGVSARVLDMATIKPIDREAVLAAARETGAIVTAEEHQTTGGLGTAVARVLAETVPVPMAFVGVDRYGTSGKWDELLTYFDLTPARVAAAAREAISRKR; from the coding sequence ATGACGCAGGCGGCACCGGCAGCGGCAACGCGGGAGGCGTACCCGTACGCGCTCATCGAGCTGGTGGAGCAGGGCGTGGACGTGGTGGCGATCGACGCCGACCTTTCGGTTTCGACGATGGGGTACCAGTTCGGGGAGCGGTACCCGGACCGGTGGTACACGGTCGGGGTGGCCGAGCAGAACATGGTGGGCATCGCGGCAGGGCTGGCTGCCTGCGGGAAGACGGCGTTCATCGCGAGCTTTGCGGTCTTCCTGCCGGGGCGCTGCTATGACCAGCTGCGGACGTCGGTAGCGCAGCCGCGGGGCGGGCTGAACGTGAAGTGCGTGGCGAGCCACGGCGGGATTACGGTCGGCGAGGACGGGATGAGCGCGCAGGCGATTGAGGACCTTGCGCTGGCGACCTCGCTCATCCCGTTCGATGTGGTGGTCCCGGCGGATTTCGAAGCGGCGAAGCAGGCGATCGTCGCGGTCGGGAAGACGACGCGGCCGGCGTATGTGCGGACGGGGCGGCCGAAGGTGCCGGCGATCTACGGGAGCGACTACCGGTTCGAGCTGGGACGCGCGACGAAGCTGCGTGACGGGAGCGACGTGACGCTGATTGCGTGCGGTGTGCTGGTGGGCATCGCGCTGGAGGCTGCGAACCTGCTCGCGAATGAGGGGGTCTCGGCGCGGGTGCTGGATATGGCGACGATCAAGCCGATCGACCGGGAGGCGGTGCTGGCGGCGGCGCGGGAGACGGGAGCCATCGTGACCGCGGAGGAGCACCAGACGACGGGCGGGCTGGGGACGGCCGTCGCGCGCGTGCTGGCGGAGACGGTGCCGGTGCCGATGGCGTTCGTCGGCGTGGACCGGTACGGGACGAGCGGGAAGTGGGACGAGCTGCTGACCTACTTCGACCTGACGCCGGCGCGGGTTGCGGCTGCAGCGCGGGAGGCGATCAGCCGAAAGCGGTAG
- a CDS encoding peroxiredoxin: MLKPGTPAPDFTATLDDGSTFRLADCRGQKNVVLYFYPKDFTPGCTAEACSFRDNYSAIAAHDAIIIGVSGDSADRHASFREKHALPFPLIPDPDGKLRELYDAKGWIPWMPPRVTYVIDKEGVIRAALRHDFRVTAHVPEVLEALEKFAPRTGSSAPTAFG; encoded by the coding sequence ATGCTCAAGCCCGGCACGCCCGCGCCCGACTTCACCGCCACCCTCGACGACGGCTCCACCTTCCGCCTCGCCGACTGCCGGGGCCAAAAAAACGTCGTCCTCTACTTCTACCCGAAGGACTTCACCCCCGGCTGCACCGCCGAGGCCTGCTCCTTCCGCGACAACTACAGCGCCATCGCCGCCCACGACGCCATCATCATCGGCGTCTCCGGCGATTCCGCCGACCGCCACGCATCCTTCCGCGAAAAGCACGCCCTCCCCTTCCCGCTCATCCCCGACCCCGATGGAAAGCTCCGTGAGCTGTACGACGCGAAGGGCTGGATCCCCTGGATGCCCCCGCGCGTCACCTACGTCATCGACAAAGAGGGCGTAATCCGCGCTGCCCTCCGCCACGACTTCCGCGTCACCGCTCACGTCCCCGAAGTCCTCGAGGCGCTCGAGAAGTTCGCGCCCCGCACCGGCTCCTCCGCCCCTACCGCTTTCGGCTGA
- a CDS encoding winged helix-turn-helix transcriptional regulator: MAQRADSDTGRTYNLPCVIAQVLDILGDRWTLLIIRDLMSGLHRYNDILESCSGMSPNVLSDRLRRLEAMGIVERHYFKALPPRVEYTLTEKGWHIRPILLALLDWGRKYVEPIREEHVGTRVSHDFAVRVIPTFSFHPERAEDLHARMTIEITDAGDQNAWTFDIHDGHLHPRRNGAPDADVILKTDTSGFFRFIRGEARAEEVGELIGSPETAAAIQACFRTQ, encoded by the coding sequence ATGGCCCAGCGCGCCGATTCCGACACAGGCCGTACCTACAACCTCCCCTGTGTCATCGCCCAGGTGCTCGATATCCTCGGCGACCGCTGGACCCTCCTCATCATCCGCGACCTCATGTCCGGCCTGCACCGCTACAACGACATCCTCGAAAGCTGCTCCGGCATGTCCCCCAACGTCCTCTCCGACCGCCTCCGCCGCCTCGAGGCCATGGGCATCGTCGAACGCCACTACTTCAAAGCCCTGCCGCCGCGCGTCGAATACACCCTCACCGAAAAAGGCTGGCACATCCGCCCCATCCTCCTCGCCCTCCTCGATTGGGGCCGCAAGTACGTCGAACCCATCCGCGAAGAGCACGTCGGCACCCGCGTCAGCCACGACTTCGCCGTCCGCGTCATCCCCACCTTCTCCTTCCACCCCGAGCGCGCCGAAGACCTCCATGCCCGCATGACCATCGAAATCACCGACGCCGGCGACCAGAACGCCTGGACCTTCGATATCCACGATGGCCACCTCCATCCGCGCCGCAACGGCGCACCGGATGCCGACGTCATCCTCAAAACCGACACCAGCGGCTTCTTCCGCTTCATCCGCGGCGAAGCCCGCGCCGAAGAGGTCGGCGAACTCATCGGCTCCCCGGAAACCGCCGCCGCCATCCAGGCCTGCTTCCGCACCCAGTAG
- a CDS encoding CaiB/BaiF CoA transferase family protein — translation MPPVLPALAGIRVISAGQILAAPFCATLLAEFGAEVIKVEPPRTGEANRGNLSFEQDNRGQKSVTLNLACDEGRALFRRLVDTADVLVENFRPGALEAWGLGPGTLRETNPGLVVVRISGFGQTGPYRDRAAFDRVALAFSGITAVTGYPDRPPVRPGYFIADYGAGIFAAFGALAALRARDHTGRGQDVDVALYEAVWRMSGTHAAGYGLTGRDRPRSGNYFPGVVPAEQFTTADGCELVINATTQRSFEKLCAAIGQPELVRDPRFTPRRNLLANHEAIHAIIRDWVARHTLAEAQAVLDRFGVPACRVYQVSDIVADDHYLARDQVITLDSPVYGPLLQPGIVPRLSETPGTVSGPAPALGAHNREVYCGLLGLTPQELEALSRRGVV, via the coding sequence ATGCCGCCCGTCCTCCCCGCTCTCGCCGGTATCCGCGTCATCTCCGCAGGCCAGATCCTCGCGGCGCCCTTCTGCGCCACTCTCCTCGCCGAGTTCGGCGCCGAGGTCATCAAAGTCGAGCCGCCCCGCACCGGCGAAGCCAATCGCGGCAACCTCTCCTTCGAACAGGACAACCGCGGCCAGAAATCCGTCACCCTCAACCTCGCCTGCGACGAAGGCCGCGCGCTCTTCCGCCGCCTGGTCGATACCGCCGACGTCCTCGTCGAGAACTTCCGGCCCGGTGCCCTCGAAGCCTGGGGCCTCGGCCCCGGGACGCTCCGCGAAACCAACCCCGGCCTCGTCGTCGTCCGCATCTCCGGCTTCGGGCAGACCGGCCCCTACCGCGATCGCGCCGCCTTCGACCGTGTCGCCCTCGCCTTCTCCGGCATCACCGCCGTCACCGGCTACCCCGACCGGCCGCCCGTCCGCCCCGGCTATTTCATCGCCGACTACGGCGCCGGCATCTTCGCCGCCTTCGGCGCGCTCGCCGCCCTCCGCGCCCGCGACCACACCGGCCGCGGCCAGGACGTCGACGTCGCCCTCTACGAAGCCGTCTGGCGGATGAGCGGCACCCACGCCGCCGGCTACGGCCTCACCGGCCGCGACCGACCCCGGAGCGGCAACTACTTCCCCGGCGTCGTCCCCGCCGAGCAGTTCACCACCGCCGATGGCTGCGAGCTCGTCATCAACGCGACGACCCAGCGCAGCTTCGAAAAGCTCTGTGCTGCCATCGGCCAGCCTGAGCTCGTCCGCGACCCGCGCTTCACGCCCCGGCGGAACCTTCTCGCCAACCACGAAGCCATCCACGCCATCATCCGCGACTGGGTCGCCCGCCATACCCTCGCCGAGGCCCAGGCAGTCCTCGACCGCTTCGGGGTGCCGGCCTGCAGGGTCTATCAGGTCAGCGACATCGTCGCCGACGACCACTACCTCGCCCGCGACCAGGTCATCACCCTCGACTCGCCCGTGTACGGACCCCTCCTCCAGCCCGGCATCGTCCCCCGCCTCTCCGAAACGCCGGGCACCGTCTCCGGCCCCGCACCCGCCCTCGGCGCCCACAACCGCGAGGTCTACTGCGGCCTGCTCGGCCTCACCCCTCAGGAGCTGGAAGCCCTCTCCCGCCGCGGCGTCGTCTGA
- a CDS encoding MGMT family protein, giving the protein MGDARKGPPTFYERVYALVCAIPPGRVMTYGQVALELGAPAAARAVGYALAWLPPGTEVPWWRVVNARGGISLRGRGEEAELQRRLLEDEGVVFDREGRLDLRRYRWFPSDGG; this is encoded by the coding sequence ATGGGCGATGCACGCAAGGGGCCGCCGACGTTCTACGAGCGGGTGTACGCGCTGGTGTGCGCCATCCCGCCGGGGCGGGTGATGACGTACGGGCAGGTGGCGCTGGAGCTGGGGGCGCCGGCGGCGGCCCGGGCGGTCGGCTACGCGCTGGCGTGGCTGCCGCCGGGCACGGAGGTGCCCTGGTGGCGGGTGGTGAACGCGCGCGGCGGCATCAGCCTGCGGGGGCGGGGCGAGGAGGCGGAGCTGCAGCGCAGGCTGCTGGAGGACGAGGGCGTCGTGTTCGACCGGGAGGGGCGGCTCGACCTGCGGCGCTACCGCTGGTTCCCTTCGGATGGCGGCTGA
- a CDS encoding pyridoxamine 5'-phosphate oxidase family protein: protein MPALDRRERDEFLQQPGILCRIATVDSSGAPHVTPVWFICEDDAIYITPRAASEWLDHIRHDPRVALTIDDQNPPYRKVVIEGVAEVVRQPGDDAAWRDLYRRIAMRYVPPEAAEHYIQETIDQPRALIRVPLQGARIRTWRMPVRGEPYRGIWHDRYYLPGTKLARESGQPPSEGNQR, encoded by the coding sequence ATGCCCGCCCTCGACCGCCGCGAACGCGACGAATTCCTCCAGCAGCCCGGCATCCTCTGCCGCATCGCAACCGTCGACAGCAGCGGCGCTCCCCACGTCACCCCCGTCTGGTTCATCTGCGAGGACGACGCCATCTACATCACCCCGCGCGCCGCTTCCGAATGGCTCGACCACATCCGCCACGACCCGCGCGTCGCGCTCACCATCGACGACCAAAATCCGCCCTACCGCAAAGTGGTCATCGAAGGTGTGGCCGAGGTCGTCCGCCAGCCCGGCGACGATGCCGCCTGGCGCGACCTCTACCGCCGCATCGCCATGCGCTACGTCCCGCCCGAGGCCGCCGAGCACTACATCCAGGAAACCATCGACCAGCCACGCGCCCTCATCCGGGTGCCGCTCCAGGGCGCCCGCATCCGCACCTGGCGCATGCCCGTCCGCGGCGAACCCTACCGCGGCATCTGGCACGACCGCTACTACCTGCCCGGCACGAAGCTCGCCCGCGAATCCGGTCAGCCGCCATCCGAAGGGAACCAGCGGTAG
- a CDS encoding flavin reductase family protein: MDEQAQAAKKTLLRMIPYGLYVLGVRDGDEVSAAAINWVTQTSFTPPLVAMGVKKDSGAYALLKRTGTFALSFLESGQGDIAYAFFKPTTVDGSKINGQETETASNGAPVIAAAPGYIEGRVVGEVDLGDHSCVVGEVTHAVLKREAKPLTLDELGVKYGG, translated from the coding sequence ATGGACGAGCAGGCGCAGGCGGCGAAGAAGACGCTGCTGCGGATGATCCCGTACGGGCTGTACGTGCTCGGCGTGCGGGACGGCGATGAGGTTTCGGCGGCAGCGATCAACTGGGTGACGCAGACGTCGTTCACGCCGCCGCTGGTGGCGATGGGCGTGAAGAAGGACAGCGGGGCGTACGCGCTGCTGAAGCGGACGGGGACGTTCGCGCTCTCGTTCCTCGAGAGCGGGCAGGGCGACATCGCCTATGCGTTCTTCAAGCCGACGACGGTTGATGGTTCGAAGATCAACGGGCAGGAGACCGAGACGGCGAGCAATGGGGCGCCGGTCATCGCTGCGGCGCCGGGGTACATCGAGGGGCGCGTGGTGGGCGAGGTGGACCTCGGCGACCACAGCTGCGTGGTGGGCGAGGTGACCCACGCCGTGCTGAAGCGGGAGGCGAAGCCGCTGACGCTGGACGAGCTCGGGGTGAAGTACGGCGGCTAA
- a CDS encoding glycoside hydrolase family 36 protein — MSTLPWDLWLVPENLPAGLDSAFRYDPAAGTLSITLANSASVPIAPRDVRLVADCDTPAADGWLWVHGRYRRMDALVRNFGAPAPEGYDGRFARPSDDGITYISRDQAVLWLPCHPAPALLVACLQPDRFFFDVEVTLDPGETTVTRIALVYDVDGLELAPGESVTLPPIALRGGRDPLALIEQYADEVAARMGARVPGSVPTGWCSWYYFYNRVSEADVLANLEQMVRDGYPADFVQVDDGYQSCTGDWLVPNEKFPSGMAALAARIREAGYRPGLWLAPFVLHEDSVALREHPGMVLRTPAGETAFVQTGLGRCAILDCTNPEAEAWLRNVIRTVVQEWGYTYLKLDACSYAARPASTVRYHRPGTTALANLRRGLEIIRDEAGDGVFLLGCTCHFGPAIGLVDAMRVGPDVKETWAAGPNPSVRHAMRLTLQRNWMHGRWWVNDPDCLIVRDTDTELGEAETRFLATAIALSGGMVVASDDLPKLPPARRELALALFPPSGVAARPVEPGDGPAPRAWRAELGDGRALVGVLNWSDAPLWVPWTELLKPGEVGFDIWNRRPLPMGDVYLRPHEGTLWQVYAPARTPRLVGDSGHITSAGLYQRPVSGRLQLRNDRPYPRTVAVLHRGYTRVVELAPGEARWFD, encoded by the coding sequence ATGAGCACCCTCCCCTGGGACCTCTGGCTCGTTCCCGAGAACCTCCCCGCAGGCCTCGACTCCGCCTTCCGCTACGACCCGGCCGCCGGCACTCTCTCCATCACCCTCGCCAACTCAGCATCCGTTCCCATCGCGCCCCGCGACGTCCGTCTCGTCGCCGACTGCGATACCCCCGCCGCCGACGGCTGGCTCTGGGTCCACGGCCGCTACAGGCGGATGGATGCCCTCGTCCGCAACTTCGGCGCACCGGCCCCCGAAGGCTACGATGGCCGCTTCGCCCGCCCCTCCGACGACGGAATCACGTACATCAGCCGCGACCAGGCCGTCCTCTGGCTCCCCTGCCACCCGGCCCCCGCCCTCCTCGTCGCCTGCCTCCAGCCCGACCGCTTCTTCTTCGACGTCGAGGTCACCCTCGACCCCGGCGAAACGACCGTCACCCGCATCGCCCTCGTTTACGACGTCGATGGCCTCGAACTCGCCCCCGGCGAATCCGTCACCCTGCCGCCCATCGCCCTCCGCGGAGGGCGCGACCCCCTCGCCCTCATCGAGCAGTACGCCGACGAGGTCGCGGCCCGCATGGGCGCACGCGTCCCGGGGTCCGTGCCGACCGGCTGGTGCAGCTGGTACTACTTCTACAACCGCGTCTCCGAAGCCGACGTCCTCGCCAACCTCGAGCAGATGGTCCGCGACGGGTACCCGGCCGACTTCGTCCAGGTCGACGACGGCTACCAGTCCTGCACCGGCGACTGGCTGGTCCCGAACGAGAAGTTCCCGTCCGGCATGGCTGCCCTCGCCGCCCGCATCCGCGAAGCCGGCTACCGCCCCGGCCTCTGGCTGGCCCCCTTCGTCCTCCACGAAGACTCCGTCGCCCTGCGCGAACACCCGGGCATGGTCCTCCGCACGCCCGCGGGTGAAACCGCCTTCGTCCAGACCGGGCTCGGCCGCTGCGCCATCCTCGACTGCACCAACCCCGAGGCCGAAGCCTGGCTCCGCAACGTCATTCGCACCGTTGTCCAGGAGTGGGGCTACACCTACCTCAAGCTCGATGCCTGCTCCTACGCCGCCCGCCCGGCCTCAACCGTCCGCTACCACCGGCCCGGCACCACCGCCCTCGCCAATCTCCGCCGCGGCCTCGAAATCATCCGCGACGAAGCCGGCGACGGTGTCTTCCTCCTCGGCTGCACCTGCCACTTCGGGCCCGCCATCGGCCTCGTCGATGCCATGCGCGTCGGCCCCGACGTCAAGGAAACGTGGGCCGCCGGCCCCAACCCCTCCGTCCGCCACGCCATGCGGCTCACCCTCCAGCGCAACTGGATGCACGGCCGCTGGTGGGTCAACGACCCCGACTGCCTCATCGTCCGCGATACCGATACCGAACTCGGCGAGGCCGAGACCCGCTTCCTCGCGACCGCCATCGCCCTCAGCGGAGGCATGGTTGTCGCCAGCGACGACCTCCCGAAGCTGCCCCCGGCCCGCCGCGAGCTCGCCCTCGCACTCTTCCCGCCTTCCGGCGTTGCCGCCCGCCCCGTCGAGCCGGGCGATGGCCCTGCGCCCCGCGCCTGGCGCGCCGAACTCGGCGATGGCCGCGCCCTCGTCGGCGTCCTCAACTGGTCCGATGCCCCGCTCTGGGTCCCTTGGACCGAACTCCTCAAGCCCGGCGAGGTCGGCTTCGACATCTGGAACCGGCGGCCGCTCCCCATGGGCGACGTCTACCTTCGCCCCCACGAGGGCACCCTCTGGCAGGTCTACGCCCCCGCCCGGACGCCCCGGCTCGTGGGCGACTCCGGCCACATCACCTCCGCCGGGCTCTACCAGCGCCCGGTCAGCGGCCGGCTCCAGCTCCGCAACGACCGGCCCTATCCCCGCACGGTTGCTGTCCTCCACCGCGGCTACACCCGCGTGGTCGAACTCGCCCCCGGCGAGGCCCGCTGGTTCGATTAG